The Bosea sp. AS-1 region ACCGACTTCAGCTCAAGCTCGATACCTGCCTTCTGGCAGGCCTGCTTGATGATAGCCTGTATCTTCTGGCGCGGGGCATTGATCGAGGTCTGGAAGACGTATTTGAGCTTCTTGCCGTCCTTTTCGCGGACGCCGTCGGAGCCCTTCTTCCAACCGGCCTCGTCGAGGATCTTGTTGGCCTTGTCGATGTTGAACTCGTATTTCAGCTTGGTCGACTTGAAGCGCTTGGGTTCGTTGACGAAGCTCGCCGTCGCTGTGCCGCCGCGGCCATAGATGAACTTCTCGATCGAGTCGCGGTCGATCAGCAGGTTCAGCGCTGCGCGCACCTTGGGATCGCTCAGCGTCGGATGCTTGGTCTTGGCGCTGGAGCGCTCGCCGTCGACCTCGGTCCACGGATCCGTCGTGTTCAGGATGATGAACTCGAGGTTCCCGCTGGGAGCCGCCACCACCCTGCCGCGGCCGCCGGTCTCCATGCGCTTGAGGACATCGTCCTCGACCTGCAGGCCCCAGGCATAGTCATATTCACCGGTCTGCAGCACGGCACGCGCCGCCGAGACTGCATCGCCACCGCCCTTGACCTCGAGCGTGTCGAAATAGGGTTGGTTCTTGACATGGTATGCGGGGTTGCGCTCGCCAAGCAGGATATCGCCCGGCTTGAACTCGACGAATTTGTAGGGGCCGGTGCCGACGGGCTTCAGATTGGCCGGAGCCTCGCGCGACTTCGCCCCCTTGTAGTCCGCGAAGATATGCTTCGGGATGATCATGCCGACGACACCGACGAAGGGGTCGGCCCAGAACGGCGTTGCCTCCTTGAAGATCACCTTGATCGTATGATCGTCAATCTTCTCCACGTTGATGTTAGTATAGGAGCCTGAGGTGTAGGCCGCGGTCGCGGGGTCAGCGGCATACTCCCAGTTGAAGACGACGTCATCGGCGGTGAACGGCTTGCCATCGTGCCACTTCACGCCCTGCTTCAGCTTCCAGGTCACGCTCTTGCCATCCGCCGAGAGGCCACCATTGGCCTTGGTCGGGATTTCAGCAGCAAGCTGCGGGATCAGGTTGCCTTCCTTGTCCCAGCCGGCGAGCGGCTCGTAGAACACCCGCGAAGCGTCCTGATCCTTGACCCCCGAGGCAAAATGCGGGTTGAGCAGGGTCGGCGCCTGCCAGATCAGGATCTTCAGCGCGCCGCCGCCGCCAGCCTTGGTCGGCTTGTATTCGAGCGTGGCGTTCGCCATCGCCACGTCGTTCCAGGCCAGGATCTGGCTTGCGATCGGCGCCGTGATACCCAGCGCCGCCAATTTCCGGATGAAGGAACGTCGCGACAGCGTACCGCCCTTCACATCCGCGACCAAGCCACGGATTTGCTGCTCATTCATCGGATTGCCTCCCGTCAGGAACAAAAGCCGAAGAGTGTCCCCAGCGCTATACGCGCCAATTTTTCTGGTTACCGCCTAGCAAGGCATGAGCCGACGCAAGCGTCCAGTAACTTCGGCTATGTGCTGCTGTGCTTCCTGCAGGGCGATCATGCCGCAACCGCATTCTACGGCGGCCAACGCTGGCTGCGCATCGACTGTTTGCGATCTGGTCTATGACCGGGCGGGCGCTTTCTTGCGACGAACTTGATCTCCACGCGCACCGTCGCGAGCATGGCGAAACACTTCATGCTTTCGGATCGACTGCGCTCTCGCTTCAGGGCGGAGCGAGGCTTGTCGAGGCATGCAAGACGAGCGGCATGGCCTCGGCGCCTGAAAGATCAGGGCCGATGCGCCGTCGAATAGTCAGGCGGCAACGTACCGAACCACTCAGGCCATGAAGGCGCGGTATGCCTCGGCCATGTCCTCGACGGCGGCTGCAAAAAGCCTCTCGCCATGCTCCGGTGTCGAGAGCGACGGATCGGAGCCGATGCGTCCATCGGCGTAGCGCGACCGATAGTCGAAGCAATCGTAGAATGACGTGCTGGCCGGTGCGACCTTGGGCGACATCTGGGCCTGCTTGATTGCGTCGGGATGGTAGAACTGCGCGAGCGAGACCTCGGCAGCCGTGGCATGCGAGCCGTTGACGCCGGGATAAAGCTCCCCGGCGAGGTCGGTCGCGCGCTTCCCGCTCGACCACATCACCATGCGGCAACGGATCGGCGACGGCTGGCCGTTCGGCTGGAGCGAAAGCGAGGCATAGATCTCGTCGAACGCCGCCGTCATGGTGGCCACGTTGCCCCCATGGCCGTTGATGAAGAAGAAGCGCTCGAAACCGTTCCGCGCGAGGGATCGGACGATGTCCCCGACCATCGCGATCATAGTGGAAGGTCGCAGCGTGACCGAGCCTGCGAAGCCCAGGTGATGCTGCGACATCCCATAGGCCAGCGTCGGGGCAACCATCGCGCCGATCTTGTCGCCGAGCCCTTTGGCGATGAACTCGGCGTCGAGGTGATCGGTCCCGATCAGGCCGTTGGGGCCGTGCTGTTCGGTGGAGCCGACGGGGACGATGACGCCACGGGAAGACTGGAGGTAGTCCTCGACTTCATGCCAGGTCGCGAGAGCAAGTTGCATGACATTATTTCTCCACGCTCACGCCGCCAAAGGGCTGCCCACCGAGGGAATGCAGTTTGAAGCCGCTCACGGTCTTCCGCGCGATGACGGAGGCCTTCACATCGGCGAACAGAACGGCCGGCACATCATCGTGAAAGGCCTGCTGCGCAGCGATATAGAGCTCAGCGCGCTTGCCCTGATCGGTAACGAGGTTGGCCTTGTTCACCGCGTCCGAATAGGCCTTGTTGCACCAATTGCTGTAGTTGCTGCCGCCGGGCTTGATCGCCTCGCAGGTGAAACCCAGCATCTGCTGGCTCGGATCAGGATAGTCCCAGGTCCCGCCCAGCATCACGGCATCGCCTTCGCCGCGCCGCGCGCGCTTGATGTATTCGCCCCACTCGTAGGACACGATGTTGGCCTTGACGCCGATATCCGCCCAGTTGGCCTGGATCATCTCGGCGGCGCGGCGCCCGTTCGGCATGTAGGAACGAACCACGGGGATCGCCCAGAGATCGAGGCTGAACCCGTTGGGGAAGCCGGCTTCGGCGAGGAGCTTCCTGGCCGCCTGGGGATCGTATTTGCGCGGCGCGACGCTCGCATTGTGCCCCCATAGCGTCGGCGGGATCATGGCCGCGGTCGGCTTGCCCGTGTCCTGGTAGACGACCTTCACCAGGTTATCGAGGTCGATCGCCTCCGCCAGCGCCTCTCGGACCCGCTTGTTGTTGAGTGGCGGTTTGCTGATCTGGAAGCGGATGTAGTTGATCGCGGAGATCGTCGAATCCTGGACGACGAGGTCAGGGTTGCTGCGCGCCGTCGGCAGATCGGCCGGATTGGGATAACGCGCGATCTGGCATTCGTTGGCCTGCAGCTTCGCCAGACGGACAGAGGCATCGGGTGCGATCGTGAAGATCAGGTTGTCGACTTTTGCGGCCCGGTCGGAGCCTGTCTTGTTGCCCCAGAACTCGGGAAAGGCACGAAAGCGGACCAGCGCATCCTTCTGATACTGCACGAGCGCGAACGGGCCGGTCCCGATCGGCTTGCTGTCGATATCGCTGACCGTGCCGGCCTTTTCCAGCTGAGCGGCGTATTCGGCGGAAAGAATCGACATCGATTGCACGGTCAACGTGCTGAGAAACGGCGCAAACGGGTGCTTGAGTTCGAAGACGACCGTGTCGTCCGCCGTCTTGCTGATGGATTTGAACGGCTCGCCAAGCAGTCCCGTGAACATCGGAAAGGAGCCGTTCGCAACCTTGTAGAACGGATTCTGCTCGTCCGTCATGCGCCGAAAGCTGAAGACGACATCGTCCGCATTGAAGTCGCGCGAGGGCTTGAAGCCGGCATTCGACTGCCATTTCACGCCGTGTCGAAGCTTGAAGGTGTAGCGCAGACCATCCTCGGAAACGGTCCAGCTTTCCGCCAGGCCCGGCACGATCTTCGAACTGCCGGTTTCCATTTCGACCAGCCGGTCGGACGTCTGTTCGGTCACGTCGAAGCTGGTATTGGCGGTGCTCAACTGAGCATTGAGCGCATCTGGGCTCGCCTCGGTGCAGACCACCAATGTCCCTGCCGCTTGTGCCTCGGCCGAGAGGCCTAGCGCCAGCATCATGGCCGCTACGAGGTGACGAATTTGCATCACGGTATCCAGCTTCAGCCGATGTGAGAACCGAAGCTTAGGAAGCGCGAAAGTCGAGGGTCAACCGTCGGTGGGAAGCTAGCAGCCATGCAAGGGCCTGCGGATGGCAGCGCCGTGCGGGGACCGTCGATCGCTGGCGGTCGGAGAGAACACCGCCAGCACCGCACAGCCCCGAGGCTCTCCATCGCAACAGCCTTGTCGGGCCGACCCTCTACGGCCTCAGGTCTCGGAGATGGGATCCAGCCCCGCGGCGAGGGCGTCTTCCGCCTGCTCCAGCCAGATAAACTCGAGCTTGTCGCGGATCTCCTTGGGAATCTCGTCGAAGTCCCGTCTGTTTCGCGCCGGCAGCATCACGCGTGCGATTCCGGCCGCGGCAGCGGCCACGACCTTCTCCTTGATGCCGCCGACCGGGAGGACAAGCCCGCGCAAGCTGATCTCGCCGGTCATCGCCGTATCGCTGCGAACGGTGCGCCCCATGAAGAGCGAGGCCAGCGCCATGAACATGGCGACGCCGGCGCTCGGCCCATCCTTCGGGATGGCGCCCGCGGGAATGTGCACGTGGATATCGGTCCGGCTGAACGCCTCGGGGTCGATGTCGAGGGCGGATGCCCGGTTCTTCAAAAGGCTCAAGGCCGCCTGCGCGCTCTCGCGCATGACGTCGCCGAGCTGGCCCGTCAGCAAGAGACCGCCCCGCCCGCTCGAGCGGGTCGCCTCGATGAAAAGGATGTCGCCGCCGACCGGCGTCCATGCGAGCCCCGTGGCGACACCGGGCACGCTCGTGCGCATCGCGATTTCGCTCTCGAAACGCGGCGCGCCGAGTATCGTGGTCAGATCGTCGAGGCCGATCGTCACATGGCGGTCGCTGCCGTCGGCGATCCGCACGGCGACGTTCCGGAGAACCCGGCCGATCTCCCGTTCGAGGCCGCGCACCCCGGCCTCGCGAGTGTAGCCATGAATGATGGCGCGCAGGACCTCGTCATCCAACTCGACCTGGTCCGGCGTGAGCCCGTTCGCTTCGAGCTGGCGCCGCACCAGGTATCGACGGGCGATCTCGAGCTTTTCGTTCTCGGTATAGCCAGCGAGGCTGATGATCTCCATGCGATCGCGCAGCGGGCCTGGGATCGAGTCGAGCATGTTGGCCGTTGCGATGAAGACCACGCTCGACAGGTCGAAGGGCACGCCGAGATAGTGGTCCCGGAAGGTCGCGTTCTGCTCGGGATCGAGCACTTCGAGCATCGCGGCGGCGGGATCGCCCTGGAAGCTGCTGCCCATCTTGTCGATCTCGTCCAGCATCATCACGCAGTCGCGGCTTCCCGCCTTGCGGATGGCCTGGATGATGTTGCCCGGCAACGCTCCGATATAAGTCCGGCGATGGCCCCGTATCTCGGCCTCGTCATGGACGCCGCCGAGGCTGATGCGCACGAACTTGCGCCCCATGGCCTTGGCGATCGACTGGCCCAGCGAGGTCTTGCCGACACCCGGTGGCCCCACGAAGCAGAGGATCGGCGCCTTGCCGCGCGGAGCCAGCTTCTTGACGGCCAGGAACTCGATGATGCGCTGCTTGATCCGCTCGAGGCCGAAATGGTCCGTATCGAGGATCTTGCGCGCCTCGGCGATGTCGACCGGCCGCTCCTCCGGCAGCGCCCAGGGAAGCTCGAGCAGCCAGTCGAGATAGGTGCGGGTCATGCCGTACTCGGCCGCAGCCTCCGGCGTCCGCTCCAGGCGCCGGATCTCCTTCAGAGCCGCATCCTCGACTTCGGACGGCATGCGGGCGCGAGCGACGGCGGCGCGAAGATCGGCGATCTCCTGCGCCTTCCCTGCCTCACCCTCGCCGAGTTGACGTTGAATAGCCGCCAGTTGCTCGCGCAACAGAACCTCACGCTGGCGCTCGTCGAGCGACGCTTTCGTCTGCTCGCCGATCTCACGCGACAGGCGCAACACCTCGGTCCGGTGGGCCAGCAGAGGGGCCAGGCGCTCCATCCGGGCCTTGAGATCGACGGTTTCGAGCAGAGCCTGTTTTTCGTCGGGAGTGAGG contains the following coding sequences:
- a CDS encoding peptide ABC transporter substrate-binding protein — its product is MNEQQIRGLVADVKGGTLSRRSFIRKLAALGITAPIASQILAWNDVAMANATLEYKPTKAGGGGALKILIWQAPTLLNPHFASGVKDQDASRVFYEPLAGWDKEGNLIPQLAAEIPTKANGGLSADGKSVTWKLKQGVKWHDGKPFTADDVVFNWEYAADPATAAYTSGSYTNINVEKIDDHTIKVIFKEATPFWADPFVGVVGMIIPKHIFADYKGAKSREAPANLKPVGTGPYKFVEFKPGDILLGERNPAYHVKNQPYFDTLEVKGGGDAVSAARAVLQTGEYDYAWGLQVEDDVLKRMETGGRGRVVAAPSGNLEFIILNTTDPWTEVDGERSSAKTKHPTLSDPKVRAALNLLIDRDSIEKFIYGRGGTATASFVNEPKRFKSTKLKYEFNIDKANKILDEAGWKKGSDGVREKDGKKLKYVFQTSINAPRQKIQAIIKQACQKAGIELELKSVTASVFFSSDVANPDTYTKLYSDMEMYTQTQPQPDPERFLNQCVSWEIASKENKWLGRNISRYSDPEADKAYRAAQKELDPAKRAALLIKVNEIFCEAHVLLPLISRKTVGAAAANLKVDLSGWEVTTWNLAAWYRT
- a CDS encoding creatininase family protein, whose product is MQLALATWHEVEDYLQSSRGVIVPVGSTEQHGPNGLIGTDHLDAEFIAKGLGDKIGAMVAPTLAYGMSQHHLGFAGSVTLRPSTMIAMVGDIVRSLARNGFERFFFINGHGGNVATMTAAFDEIYASLSLQPNGQPSPIRCRMVMWSSGKRATDLAGELYPGVNGSHATAAEVSLAQFYHPDAIKQAQMSPKVAPASTSFYDCFDYRSRYADGRIGSDPSLSTPEHGERLFAAAVEDMAEAYRAFMA
- a CDS encoding ABC transporter substrate-binding protein — its product is MQIRHLVAAMMLALGLSAEAQAAGTLVVCTEASPDALNAQLSTANTSFDVTEQTSDRLVEMETGSSKIVPGLAESWTVSEDGLRYTFKLRHGVKWQSNAGFKPSRDFNADDVVFSFRRMTDEQNPFYKVANGSFPMFTGLLGEPFKSISKTADDTVVFELKHPFAPFLSTLTVQSMSILSAEYAAQLEKAGTVSDIDSKPIGTGPFALVQYQKDALVRFRAFPEFWGNKTGSDRAAKVDNLIFTIAPDASVRLAKLQANECQIARYPNPADLPTARSNPDLVVQDSTISAINYIRFQISKPPLNNKRVREALAEAIDLDNLVKVVYQDTGKPTAAMIPPTLWGHNASVAPRKYDPQAARKLLAEAGFPNGFSLDLWAIPVVRSYMPNGRRAAEMIQANWADIGVKANIVSYEWGEYIKRARRGEGDAVMLGGTWDYPDPSQQMLGFTCEAIKPGGSNYSNWCNKAYSDAVNKANLVTDQGKRAELYIAAQQAFHDDVPAVLFADVKASVIARKTVSGFKLHSLGGQPFGGVSVEK
- the lon gene encoding endopeptidase La, coding for MSVRADSAIHPPAAATPAPDNLPPRSDGVEIPDDGLIIVPVRGMVLFPGVVFPVPLRCKEAVAAAQEAVRQSKQVGVLMQREEVDEPMARDLYRVGTLGNILRYVTAPDGAHHLILQGERRFRVSDFIRERPFLIARTQPVEETQTLTSDIEAHFLSLRNQALEALGLLPNAPHDLIAAVQDAPSPSALTDLIAAYIDLTPDEKQALLETVDLKARMERLAPLLAHRTEVLRLSREIGEQTKASLDERQREVLLREQLAAIQRQLGEGEAGKAQEIADLRAAVARARMPSEVEDAALKEIRRLERTPEAAAEYGMTRTYLDWLLELPWALPEERPVDIAEARKILDTDHFGLERIKQRIIEFLAVKKLAPRGKAPILCFVGPPGVGKTSLGQSIAKAMGRKFVRISLGGVHDEAEIRGHRRTYIGALPGNIIQAIRKAGSRDCVMMLDEIDKMGSSFQGDPAAAMLEVLDPEQNATFRDHYLGVPFDLSSVVFIATANMLDSIPGPLRDRMEIISLAGYTENEKLEIARRYLVRRQLEANGLTPDQVELDDEVLRAIIHGYTREAGVRGLEREIGRVLRNVAVRIADGSDRHVTIGLDDLTTILGAPRFESEIAMRTSVPGVATGLAWTPVGGDILFIEATRSSGRGGLLLTGQLGDVMRESAQAALSLLKNRASALDIDPEAFSRTDIHVHIPAGAIPKDGPSAGVAMFMALASLFMGRTVRSDTAMTGEISLRGLVLPVGGIKEKVVAAAAAGIARVMLPARNRRDFDEIPKEIRDKLEFIWLEQAEDALAAGLDPISET